A region from the Desulfitobacterium dehalogenans ATCC 51507 genome encodes:
- a CDS encoding TrkH family potassium uptake protein, translating to MNYSLVQGIVGRLLMGYALTMFIPLGLAVFKNENSKWAFLLTLFITACLGAAMFYFRKPSQEKMSIRESFVIVGGAWILTSLLGALPFWISDCVPTYIDALFESVSGLTTTGSSVINDVEALPLSILLWRSISHWLGGIGIIVLFIILLPSTGFGAVHLFNAEVPGPLGKRTMPRIRDTAIRIWQIYTFFTIILIALLMLMGMSPFDAVNHGFSTISAGGFSTKNTSMMYYNSLGIELVVILFIIIAGGNFRIYLEVWTKKSVKPFKNAEFITYLLIVMISTLLIVGGLWLTHDKPPGYALRHALFQVVSLVTGTGFASTDYDQWPAITKLVLLVLMFIGGCAGSTTGGMKVSRIMLLTKHVWAVLTRGLHPNAVSSIKLDGRPIDAVAINMVNIFFFLYVGIFALASIMIAGTGLEPFDAMSAVAASLGNVGPGFGLVGPTATYASITLFGKSILVLCMLLGRLELFTLLILLRPEFWRTKGGW from the coding sequence ATGAATTATTCGCTTGTGCAAGGGATAGTTGGTAGACTTCTCATGGGATATGCCTTGACCATGTTCATTCCCTTGGGCCTAGCGGTTTTTAAGAATGAAAACAGCAAGTGGGCTTTTTTACTGACCTTGTTTATCACTGCTTGTCTTGGTGCTGCAATGTTTTATTTTCGGAAACCTTCCCAAGAAAAAATGAGTATTCGCGAAAGCTTTGTCATTGTCGGTGGGGCTTGGATTCTGACTTCCTTGCTCGGTGCTTTGCCCTTTTGGATATCTGACTGTGTTCCAACTTATATCGATGCTCTATTCGAATCCGTCTCCGGATTAACAACAACGGGTTCCAGTGTTATTAATGACGTTGAAGCATTGCCCTTATCAATCCTCCTTTGGCGAAGTATTTCGCACTGGCTTGGTGGAATAGGGATTATTGTCCTCTTCATAATTTTATTGCCCAGTACCGGCTTCGGTGCGGTGCATTTATTTAATGCGGAAGTACCAGGTCCTTTAGGCAAACGTACTATGCCCCGAATTCGCGATACGGCAATTAGAATTTGGCAAATCTACACGTTTTTTACCATCATACTCATTGCCTTACTTATGCTGATGGGAATGAGCCCCTTTGATGCCGTCAATCATGGTTTCTCGACCATATCTGCCGGAGGGTTTTCCACTAAAAATACGAGTATGATGTACTATAATAGTCTTGGGATTGAACTTGTCGTTATATTATTTATTATCATTGCTGGGGGGAATTTCCGCATTTATCTTGAGGTTTGGACGAAGAAGAGTGTCAAACCTTTTAAAAATGCAGAGTTTATTACCTATCTTCTTATTGTCATGATCAGTACTTTGCTGATTGTAGGAGGGCTGTGGCTAACTCATGATAAGCCGCCGGGTTATGCCTTAAGACATGCTTTATTTCAAGTGGTCTCACTGGTTACAGGGACAGGCTTTGCTTCTACTGATTATGATCAGTGGCCGGCTATCACTAAACTTGTTCTACTAGTCCTCATGTTCATTGGCGGGTGTGCAGGTTCCACTACAGGAGGGATGAAGGTATCCCGAATTATGTTGCTTACGAAACATGTTTGGGCCGTGTTAACTCGGGGATTGCATCCCAATGCGGTATCCAGCATCAAATTGGATGGGAGACCTATCGATGCTGTCGCTATAAATATGGTCAATATATTTTTCTTTCTGTATGTGGGGATTTTCGCCTTAGCCAGCATTATGATAGCGGGAACAGGCCTTGAGCCTTTTGACGCCATGAGTGCGGTGGCAGCCTCTTTGGGTAATGTGGGGCCCGGTTTTGGGCTGGTTGGTCCAACGGCGACTTATGCAAGTATCACACTCTTCGGTAAATCTATATTGGTACTTTGCATGCTGCTTGGTCGCTTGGAGCTCTTTACTCTGCTTATATTATTGCGTCCTGAGTTTTGGAGAACAAAAGGTGGCTGGTAA
- a CDS encoding DUF1836 domain-containing protein, which yields MNYLKDIIEIANHFEPKKKALPYLELDSMMLSQVVEVAQRVSQNDINNTHIQNWVKRKYLPNPHKKKYTREQVANILLINDLRNILSLEEASQLLGFVNLNLADNTDDRINPAKLYGYYSEIFDLSQKDWVTSLEQLPKEVNQILAGEDLSVDDKDKVAATLVILNLLARANLYKQIAQQWLKNISPTNIPQEPQ from the coding sequence ATGAATTATCTGAAGGATATCATTGAAATAGCAAACCACTTTGAACCGAAGAAGAAAGCATTACCTTATCTGGAACTGGATTCTATGATGCTTTCACAGGTGGTGGAAGTAGCTCAACGAGTCAGTCAGAATGATATTAATAACACCCATATACAGAATTGGGTGAAGAGGAAGTATCTGCCTAATCCTCATAAGAAGAAATATACCCGAGAGCAGGTTGCCAACATTCTTTTAATCAACGATCTAAGAAATATCCTATCCCTCGAGGAAGCATCCCAATTATTGGGGTTTGTTAACCTCAACCTTGCTGATAATACCGATGACCGAATTAACCCTGCCAAGCTATACGGGTATTACAGCGAGATCTTTGATCTCTCCCAAAAGGATTGGGTTACTTCTCTTGAACAACTGCCCAAGGAAGTCAATCAAATTTTAGCAGGCGAAGATCTTAGCGTAGATGACAAAGATAAAGTGGCTGCGACCCTAGTCATTTTAAATCTTTTGGCCAGGGCAAATCTCTATAAGCAAATAGCTCAACAATGGTTGAAGAATATTTCTCCAACCAATATTCCACAAGAGCCCCAATAA
- a CDS encoding DUF401 family protein, translating into MFVIAKISATLTIVVWFLRKKIQIGHAMLAGSVLLFLISSPTLEKAGTAIQTTLQEIGTWEVVLAMYFVMCLEHLLRTTGIIKGFMTSMKPLLRSERVLLAFMPAFLGLLPSLGGAIFSAPMVEQASKKYSLSPEKKATINYWFRHVWEYGNPIIPGVLLASQITAIPLGTFVANMIVYTLIALLLGVGVILTGKGFQSVSDAPNLLDNNVDSNGASADSIESKGSLRYFFLGVGPILVNIILVVAFGLSAALSMGIVVLGMAIHLRFTKGQLITMLQEAFEKKILWGVLSILFFQHVLTASGIVQELMVFFQGINIPVAIMLGIGSLIVALLTGSPQGAVAVIFPILSAFYPGNLETATVAYIMAIAGAMLSPAHLCLIVTAEYFKADLFKILKPVLLLEIIILSLMAAVHLI; encoded by the coding sequence GTGTTTGTTATAGCAAAAATTAGTGCTACTTTGACTATTGTCGTTTGGTTCCTGCGCAAAAAAATTCAAATTGGCCATGCTATGCTGGCCGGCTCTGTTCTCCTATTCCTTATATCATCTCCAACTTTAGAGAAAGCGGGCACTGCTATCCAGACAACCCTTCAGGAGATTGGCACATGGGAAGTCGTTTTAGCTATGTATTTTGTTATGTGCTTAGAACACCTTTTACGGACCACTGGGATTATCAAAGGTTTCATGACTTCCATGAAACCTTTGCTTCGCAGTGAACGTGTCTTGCTGGCCTTTATGCCCGCCTTCCTGGGCTTGCTTCCTTCTTTAGGGGGAGCCATCTTCTCAGCCCCCATGGTAGAACAAGCAAGTAAGAAGTATTCCTTATCTCCTGAGAAAAAAGCCACAATCAACTATTGGTTTCGTCATGTTTGGGAGTATGGAAACCCGATTATTCCGGGGGTTCTCCTGGCAAGTCAAATCACAGCTATACCTTTAGGGACTTTTGTGGCTAATATGATAGTTTATACCTTAATTGCTTTACTTCTTGGGGTGGGGGTGATTCTAACAGGTAAAGGATTTCAGAGTGTGTCTGATGCCCCAAATCTATTAGATAATAATGTGGATTCAAATGGAGCTTCTGCCGACTCTATAGAATCGAAGGGTTCTCTTCGTTATTTTTTTCTCGGGGTAGGCCCCATTTTAGTGAATATTATCCTGGTTGTTGCCTTTGGCCTGAGCGCAGCCCTTTCGATGGGAATCGTCGTATTGGGTATGGCGATTCACCTGCGATTTACCAAGGGGCAGCTTATCACGATGCTCCAAGAGGCCTTCGAAAAGAAGATTCTCTGGGGCGTTTTAAGCATTTTATTTTTCCAACATGTCTTAACTGCATCTGGAATTGTTCAGGAGCTCATGGTCTTTTTTCAGGGGATCAATATTCCCGTTGCTATTATGCTGGGGATCGGATCTTTGATCGTAGCCTTGCTTACCGGCTCTCCCCAGGGAGCAGTTGCGGTTATTTTCCCTATCCTCTCGGCATTTTACCCGGGAAATCTAGAGACGGCCACAGTCGCTTATATCATGGCCATTGCTGGAGCCATGTTATCCCCAGCTCATCTTTGCCTTATTGTCACGGCAGAATATTTCAAAGCAGATCTTTTTAAGATTCTGAAGCCGGTCCTTCTCTTAGAAATTATCATATTGTCTTTAATGGCTGCTGTTCATCTGATTTAA
- a CDS encoding aminopeptidase produces the protein MNKQFLDKYARLVIKAGINLQPKQILVIKSPIECAEFTRKISEIAYQEGAKDVVIFWGDEISSKTRYLHGPDEIFDEFPEWQKTFFVDYARQGAAFLSIAASDPELMKEVDPERMVRAQRAQSIALKEHRERLMSNQNAWCVVSVPTLAWAQKVFPDASPEGAVEKLWDAIFTSVRADQNDPVKAWDEHKANLKHSMDFMNTHRFRTLHFKNSLGTDLWIELPEDHLWLAGAEHTAEGLEFIANMPTEEVFTLPKKTGVNGKVVSSMPLNHNGNLIKNFTLTFKDGRVIDYSAEEGLENLKGLITTDEGSHYLGEVALVPYNSPISNSKILFYNTLFDENAACHLALGKAYAVTLKNGDKLSEKELEEAGVNDSLLHEDFMIGTADLNITGITAEGKEIPIFIQGNFAF, from the coding sequence ATGAATAAGCAATTTCTCGATAAATACGCACGCCTTGTCATTAAAGCCGGCATCAATCTCCAACCTAAGCAAATTCTGGTAATTAAGTCCCCTATTGAATGTGCAGAATTCACCCGCAAAATTTCTGAGATCGCTTATCAGGAAGGTGCGAAGGATGTGGTTATTTTTTGGGGAGATGAGATCTCTTCTAAAACTCGCTATCTCCATGGGCCGGATGAAATTTTTGATGAATTCCCCGAATGGCAGAAAACCTTCTTCGTCGATTATGCCCGGCAAGGAGCAGCTTTCTTAAGTATCGCGGCATCCGATCCGGAGCTTATGAAAGAGGTTGATCCCGAACGTATGGTAAGAGCTCAAAGGGCCCAATCTATTGCTTTAAAAGAACACCGGGAGCGCCTTATGAGCAATCAAAACGCTTGGTGTGTGGTTTCCGTGCCAACCCTGGCCTGGGCCCAAAAAGTCTTCCCCGATGCCAGCCCGGAAGGTGCCGTGGAAAAGCTTTGGGATGCTATCTTCACATCCGTTCGAGCGGATCAAAACGACCCTGTCAAAGCCTGGGATGAGCACAAAGCAAACCTTAAGCACAGCATGGATTTTATGAATACTCATCGTTTCCGCACCCTGCATTTCAAAAATTCTCTGGGTACGGATTTGTGGATTGAGCTCCCGGAAGACCATCTCTGGCTTGCCGGAGCAGAGCATACAGCGGAAGGCCTTGAGTTTATTGCCAACATGCCTACGGAGGAAGTCTTTACCCTTCCCAAAAAGACCGGGGTCAATGGCAAGGTCGTCAGCTCTATGCCCCTCAATCATAACGGCAACCTCATCAAGAATTTTACCTTGACCTTTAAAGATGGTCGTGTCATTGATTACAGTGCTGAAGAAGGATTAGAAAACTTAAAAGGCCTCATCACCACGGATGAGGGGTCTCATTATCTTGGTGAAGTTGCTCTGGTTCCTTACAACTCCCCTATTTCCAATTCCAAGATCCTCTTCTATAATACCCTATTTGATGAAAATGCCGCTTGCCACTTAGCCCTGGGCAAAGCTTATGCAGTCACTCTGAAAAACGGAGATAAGTTAAGCGAAAAAGAATTAGAGGAAGCCGGGGTCAATGATTCCTTGCTTCATGAAGATTTTATGATCGGTACAGCTGATCTGAACATCACAGGAATTACTGCAGAGGGTAAAGAAATTCCCATCTTTATTCAAGGGAACTTTGCCTTCTAG
- the floA gene encoding flotillin-like protein FloA (flotillin-like protein involved in membrane lipid rafts) has translation MTIGSLVPIILLALAFILISIVFTFIPVGLWISALAAGVNVGIFTLIGMRLRRVTPSRIVNPLIKAHKAGLHVTTAQLEAHYLAGGNVDKVINALIAAERAAIPLQFERAAAIDLAGRDVLEAVQMSVNPKVIETPIVSAVAKNGIELRVKARVTVRANIDRLVGGAGEETIIARVGEGIVTSIGSSQSHEQVLENPDMVSRTVLAKGLDSGTAFEILSIDIADVDVGKNIGAQLQTDQAEADKRIAQAKAEERRAMAVAKEQEMIAYVQEMRAKVVEAESEVPRALAGALKEGKLGVMDYYNMQNIMADTSMRDNIARSSNPNTDPNPKK, from the coding sequence ATGACCATTGGAAGTTTAGTGCCAATCATTCTTTTAGCGTTAGCTTTTATTCTTATCAGTATCGTATTTACCTTTATTCCCGTAGGCCTTTGGATTTCAGCTTTGGCCGCAGGTGTTAATGTAGGGATCTTTACTTTAATCGGAATGCGATTAAGACGTGTTACTCCTTCTCGGATCGTCAATCCCTTAATTAAGGCCCATAAAGCCGGATTACATGTGACCACCGCTCAGTTGGAAGCCCATTATCTGGCCGGCGGTAATGTGGATAAAGTCATCAATGCTCTGATTGCAGCGGAACGTGCAGCTATTCCTCTCCAATTTGAAAGAGCTGCCGCTATCGACCTGGCAGGCCGTGATGTATTAGAAGCAGTTCAAATGTCCGTTAACCCTAAAGTCATTGAAACGCCTATTGTCTCTGCTGTGGCTAAGAATGGAATCGAGCTTCGTGTCAAAGCCCGGGTAACCGTTCGTGCCAATATCGATCGTCTCGTCGGTGGAGCAGGAGAGGAAACCATTATCGCCCGTGTCGGAGAGGGAATTGTCACCAGTATCGGTTCATCTCAGTCTCATGAGCAAGTTTTGGAAAACCCAGACATGGTATCTCGTACGGTTTTGGCCAAAGGCTTAGATTCAGGAACGGCCTTTGAGATTCTCTCCATCGATATTGCCGATGTGGATGTGGGTAAGAATATCGGTGCTCAACTGCAAACAGACCAAGCGGAGGCAGATAAGCGCATTGCCCAAGCTAAAGCTGAGGAGCGTAGAGCTATGGCGGTAGCCAAAGAGCAGGAAATGATTGCCTATGTTCAAGAAATGCGTGCAAAAGTTGTTGAGGCCGAATCTGAAGTGCCCAGAGCTTTAGCAGGAGCATTAAAAGAAGGAAAACTGGGAGTTATGGATTATTACAATATGCAAAATATTATGGCTGACACGAGTATGCGGGATAACATTGCTCGTTCCAGCAACCCTAACACTGACCCCAACCCGAAAAAGTAG
- a CDS encoding NfeD family protein, with protein MVTGGVVSLIILGLCFLFLEIFIPGGILGIAGLVLLSTGIFLTAESALHGVAYVCSFLLVLGILIALSFRFPRTRRFWKRFSLNAKQSNNEGYVAPTPDLESYVGYEGVALSPLRPAGTADFNGKRLDVVTEGGFVEIHSKVKVIAVEGTRVIVRKIS; from the coding sequence ATGGTGACTGGCGGGGTAGTGTCTTTAATTATTCTGGGTTTATGTTTCTTGTTTTTGGAGATTTTTATTCCTGGTGGAATCTTAGGGATAGCGGGGCTGGTTCTTTTATCGACAGGAATTTTCCTGACGGCAGAATCTGCTTTACATGGGGTGGCTTATGTCTGCAGTTTTCTGCTTGTCCTGGGAATTCTTATCGCTTTAAGCTTTCGATTTCCCCGCACGCGGCGGTTTTGGAAGCGATTTTCATTAAATGCCAAACAATCCAATAATGAGGGCTATGTCGCTCCTACTCCGGATCTGGAGAGCTATGTGGGTTATGAGGGCGTGGCACTCAGTCCCTTGCGTCCAGCTGGAACAGCAGACTTTAATGGCAAAAGATTGGATGTTGTTACAGAAGGAGGTTTCGTCGAAATTCACAGTAAAGTAAAAGTTATTGCAGTGGAAGGGACACGGGTTATCGTCCGGAAAATTTCTTAG
- a CDS encoding CvfB family protein, whose product MIQVGKINQLEVANLTSFGVYLNAGTGNRKDNVLLPGNECPDDIKEGDNLEVFIYHDSEGRLIATRKKPLAQVGELAYLKVTAKTKIGAFMDFGLERGLFLPFREQKHLIEVDKSYLVYLYLDKSGRLSSTTDITDFLSSASPYQKNDSITGTVYQIHPEIGVFVAVDNKYLGLIPRTENYSELKWGDRVQARVIRVRDDGKLDLSPRNLSHQQMNVDAELLINAMNAHGGVLPLNEKSSPEEIEKVFHMSKAAFKRAVGALLKSGRIKKTGDELRFP is encoded by the coding sequence ATTATCCAGGTCGGTAAAATCAACCAACTCGAAGTTGCTAATCTCACTTCTTTTGGGGTCTATCTCAATGCAGGGACGGGTAACCGTAAAGATAATGTTCTTCTGCCGGGAAATGAATGCCCTGACGACATAAAAGAAGGGGATAACCTAGAGGTATTCATTTACCACGATTCAGAAGGCCGTTTAATCGCCACTCGTAAAAAGCCCTTAGCACAAGTAGGAGAGCTTGCCTATCTTAAAGTTACAGCAAAGACAAAAATTGGCGCTTTTATGGACTTTGGCTTAGAACGTGGTCTCTTTCTCCCCTTCCGAGAGCAAAAACACCTCATAGAAGTGGACAAAAGTTATCTTGTGTATCTTTATCTCGACAAAAGCGGGCGCTTATCTTCCACAACGGATATCACTGACTTTCTCAGCTCCGCTTCTCCTTATCAAAAAAATGACTCCATCACAGGAACAGTCTACCAAATCCATCCCGAAATTGGCGTCTTTGTAGCTGTTGATAATAAATATCTGGGCCTGATTCCCCGTACAGAGAATTATTCAGAGCTCAAATGGGGAGATCGGGTTCAGGCTCGAGTGATTCGAGTCCGGGATGATGGAAAGCTGGACCTTTCTCCTCGCAATCTCTCTCACCAACAGATGAACGTGGATGCTGAGCTTCTCATCAACGCCATGAATGCCCATGGAGGAGTACTCCCTCTCAATGAAAAATCCAGTCCCGAGGAGATCGAAAAGGTTTTTCACATGAGTAAAGCCGCCTTTAAACGAGCAGTGGGGGCTTTGCTTAAGAGCGGACGCATAAAAAAGACCGGTGACGAACTCCGATTCCCCTGA
- a CDS encoding TrkH family potassium uptake protein, with translation MNVPVILGLLGRLLIVYAGAMCIPLILAVFLGEWSIYSFLLAVIITGIPGLVLIRHAKADIKIGVREAFVAVAGAWILASLTGALPYWFANVVPTYIDAVFETVSGLTTTGASVINDVEVLPQSILLWRSLTHWLGGMGIIVLFIVLLPKTGMGSVLLFNAEVPGPMNDRVMPRIRDTATSLWKIYLIFTAICALLLWMAGMTFLDAINYAFATIATGGFSTKNTSIMYYDSLTIEMILTFFMILSGANFVIYLTVWRKKTMKAFRNTELIVYLLIITTATLAIAGSLWFNAGNSPGYSFRHALFQVATIITTTGYASADFDQWPSMTKIILLLLMFIGGSAGSTSGGMKVSRIILLVKATWAELKRGIHPRVVSSIKLDNKVIDAENLNKVGIFFFLYIVTFTGASIIIASTGLEPFDAMSAVAATLGNIGPGFGVVGPTTTFAGVSLLGKTVLTICMLLGRLEFFTLLIIFRPEFWRRRRVW, from the coding sequence ATGAACGTTCCGGTAATTCTAGGTTTACTTGGCAGGCTTCTGATTGTATATGCGGGTGCCATGTGTATCCCCTTGATTTTGGCAGTATTTTTAGGTGAATGGAGCATATACTCCTTCTTGCTGGCTGTAATTATAACTGGAATTCCAGGGCTTGTTCTTATACGTCATGCTAAAGCCGACATAAAAATTGGTGTTCGTGAAGCCTTTGTAGCCGTAGCCGGGGCTTGGATTCTCGCCTCCCTTACGGGAGCCTTGCCTTACTGGTTTGCTAATGTGGTCCCCACGTACATTGACGCCGTGTTTGAGACCGTATCAGGGCTTACAACAACCGGTGCCAGTGTCATTAATGATGTAGAGGTATTGCCCCAATCCATCCTTTTATGGCGGAGCTTAACCCATTGGCTCGGTGGAATGGGAATCATCGTTCTTTTTATCGTATTGCTCCCGAAGACCGGAATGGGATCGGTTCTGCTTTTCAATGCCGAAGTTCCTGGTCCTATGAATGACCGAGTTATGCCGCGGATTCGTGATACAGCAACTTCTTTATGGAAGATCTATTTAATTTTTACAGCGATCTGTGCATTGCTGCTCTGGATGGCCGGAATGACTTTCCTGGATGCTATAAATTACGCCTTCGCAACCATAGCCACGGGTGGTTTTTCCACTAAAAATACCAGCATTATGTATTATGATAGTTTGACTATAGAAATGATTCTTACGTTTTTCATGATTCTTTCGGGTGCTAATTTCGTAATTTATTTGACCGTTTGGCGTAAGAAAACCATGAAGGCCTTTCGTAATACAGAATTGATTGTTTATCTGTTGATTATTACAACTGCCACCTTAGCGATTGCCGGGAGCCTATGGTTTAATGCCGGCAATTCGCCGGGCTATTCTTTTCGCCATGCCTTATTTCAAGTAGCTACCATTATTACAACCACAGGTTATGCTTCTGCGGATTTCGATCAGTGGCCATCTATGACTAAAATCATCCTACTACTTCTTATGTTCATTGGTGGAAGTGCGGGCTCTACCTCAGGGGGGATGAAGGTTTCTCGTATTATACTTCTGGTTAAAGCCACATGGGCAGAGCTGAAGAGGGGAATTCATCCCCGGGTTGTCTCCAGTATAAAACTTGATAATAAAGTCATTGATGCGGAAAATCTAAATAAAGTGGGGATTTTTTTCTTTCTCTATATCGTGACGTTTACCGGGGCAAGCATCATTATTGCAAGTACGGGATTAGAACCCTTTGATGCCATGAGTGCGGTGGCTGCTACTTTAGGCAACATTGGCCCGGGGTTTGGAGTTGTTGGACCGACCACGACTTTTGCCGGGGTTAGCCTATTGGGAAAGACAGTACTTACTATTTGTATGCTGTTGGGGCGCTTGGAGTTTTTTACTTTGCTAATTATCTTTCGTCCGGAATTCTGGAGAAGGCGAAGGGTTTGGTAA